The segment TTCGGCGAAGCGTACGGACTGGAGGTGGAGTCGGGAGAGGGGAAAGGCGTTACCGTGCGAATCCGGCTGCCGCTGGACGAAGCGGCAAGAGAGGAGGTTCGGGATCATGGCCCAAACGACTGAAACCGAAAGTTGGAAAATCTTGATCGTGGACGACGAGAAGTGGGTGCGCCAGGCGCTGAAGACGACGCTCGAACGGACGGGATTGCCCCTGACGGTTGCCGGCATGTGCGCAAACGGCATCGAGGCGCTCGACTGGCTCCGCGAACATCGCGCCGACTTGGCCTTGATCGACATCAAGATGCCCGTCATGAACGGCCTTCAGCTTGCGGAAGCGATCTCCGAGCTGCCCGAGCGCCCGGATCTGGCGATTGTGTCCGGACACGACGATTTCGAATACGCCCGTCAGGCGCTCCGGTTCGGCGTCTTCGACTATTTGCTCAAGCCGGTCGATGTCGCCGACTTGCGGGACGTGCTGGTTCGGTGGGCCCGCCGAAGGGAGGAGAAGCGGGCGGCGGAGCGGCAGGCCGAGGAGTCCGCCCAGGACAACTCGCCGATCGACCGGGCGATCCGCTATATCCGGGACCATCTCGGCGGGGACGAATTAACGCTGCAGGAAACGGCCAAGCACGTCTGCCTGAATCCCAGCTACTTCAGCCAACTGTTCAAGCAGAGAACGGGCCGGACGTTTATCGACTACGTGACGGAAAAGCGGATGGAGACGGCCGCCAAGCTGCTTCAGCAGACGGAGCTGCGGGTGCAGGAGATCTCCAACCGGGTCGGGTATACGGAACCGGCTTACTTCAGCAACCAGTTCCGGAAATGGAGCGGGTTGACTCCGTCCGAGTACCGGAAAAAAGCGCCGGCCGCCAACAAGCCGCCTCGCGCCAATGAAACTCGTTAAGCGAACGCTCCCATGCCCCTGAAACGCAACGCAGCGGCTTGCTGTCCGACGATGGTCGTGCCGGACGGCAAAGCCGCTGCGGTTCTGTCAAAATTGCAAATATCCGGGCCGGAACACCTGCTTCGCTTCTCCGCGCGCGGTGCGGTACGACGGCCAGTCTCCTCCCGGAATAACGGCGAATCCCCGATCGTCCGGCCACACATACGTCCAGCCGGCTCGACCGGTCTCCAGATCTTTGATCCACACGCGCTCGTATTCGTTGGGTTCCTCGATGCCCCGGAACAATTCCAGCTCGTCCAGCGGCCTTAATCCCTCCGGGGCGATTCTTACCCATTGGCCCGTCACCCGGCCATCCGTACCGGGGACGAGCGCCGGATACGGGCCGACGTCGACCAGATGCCCGCGTACGGCTCCCGGCCACCACTCCAGCGCATGCGGCGACAGGACGCCATGATTGATTTCCCCCGGAAGCAGCGTTCCGTAGACGAAGACCCAGATCGGGTTTTCCCCTCGCGGCATGCGTATCGCCCCCGCTTATCGGCGCCCTTCCGTTCACTGCGCGACCGTCTCGGCCGCTTTGGCGGCGGCGCCTCTCATTTTGCATACGATTTTGCGGATGCTGTCCTCCGACAGGTGATAGCGGCTCATCAGATCGCGAACCGAAGACCCGTTCATGAATTGCCGGTAGATGTCCTGATTGCGCTTCTGGATGACCAGCCGGGTTCCGTTGTTTTCACCCCAGCCTGCCCGCTTTTCGCTTTTTCTCGGGATATAAACGATTTCGCCGTCGATATACTCCTGCAGTTCCCGAAGCAATCTAGGCGGTAGAAAATCCTTTCCATTTTTGTACGTCACGAATGAAAACTCCTCTCCCTGTGTTCGCCAAACGCATGGCCATCTGTGTCGCGCGGGAATCCTGATGAGTTTGCATCGTTCACACCTCCTTGGTTGAATTTGGATTTCGGCGGAAAAATGCGAATAAAAAAACACGACGTCGCCATCGTGCCGGTTCCAGCTTATAAACAGGCATGTCGGGAAAGCGCCCGGATGGCGGGATATTCGGTTTGGTCAGGCCAAGCGCTCGTCATCGATGCGGTTGTCTTGATCATTCCGTCCATCCCCTTTCCGTCGTTTCGTTATTCGCATACATCCATTATAGGGGGGCATCCCCTGGCTGCACAAGGAAAATTTTGGAGCGGAGAGCCGTAAAGATTCTTTATAGATATTTTGTCCGCCTCCGCCGTACGCGTAAAAACGCGACCGAGACCGGATTACCGCCCCGGGGCGCGGATCGAGAAGCCCGCTTGCTCCAGCGCGAGCCGCACCGCCCGTATATGCTCCGCCGCATGCGGACCGTCGCCGTGCAGGCACAGCGTATCCGCCCGGACGGCTACCGTCTCCGGCGCGTCCCATGCCCGGACGGCCCCATTGCGCGCAAGCGCCAGCGCTTGTTCGGCGACGGCCCGCGTGTCCTCGTGCACGCTTCCCGGCATCGAACGGGGAACGAGCCGGCCGCTGCGCATATAGGCGCGGTCGGCGAACGCTTCCTCCGCCGCGCGCAATCCGGCTCGCCGGGCGGCCGCCGTCAGCTCGCTGCCGGACAGCCCGAACAGCACGAGCGAATCGTCGTAACGGGCGACCGCCGTCGCGATCGCTTCGGCCAGACGCGCATCGTCCGCCGCCATGTTGTACAACGCGCCGTGCGGCTTCACATGCGACAGCCGTCCACCTTCGGCGCGGACGAACGCGTCCAGCGCGCCGATCTGGTACAGTGTCAGTTCGTACGCTTCGTCCGGCGAGACGTCCATCCGCCTCCGGCCGAAGCCTGCCAGATCCGGCAAGCCCGGATGGGCCCCGACGGCGATGCCGCGTTCGAGACAGCGCTTCACCGTGCGCCTCATCGTCGCCGGATCGCCGGCGTGATAGCCGCAGGCGATGTTGGCGGAGCTGATCAGCTCCAGCGCCTCGTCCGGCAGCTCCAGCCGGTAGACGCCGTAGCTCTCGCCCATGTCGCAATTCAAATCGATCGTCTTCATCGGCTAACATCCCCCTGTCGCGGATTGTGAAGCGCCCGCCTATGCGCCTTGTTATCCTTCCCGGCGCGCGTCATACGGGCGACCAGCCGCCGCCGAACGCCAGCGCCAGCCGAATGCCTGCGGCCAGCTCGCGCCTGTCGGCCTCCGCCTCCAGCAGCAGCCTCTCCGCTTCGGCGTACGTCACGAACTCGAACCGAACCTCGTCTCCGGGCTTTAATTGGCCGGCAACCGGCAGGTCGACGGCGATCACCTGGGCCATCCTCGGGTAACCGCCCGTTGTCTGGCTGTCCGCCAGCAGCAGAATCGGCTGGCCGTTCGGCGGAATTTGCACCGTGCCGAAGACGACGGCGCCGGAGTACATCTGGACGGACTCCGCCGGCAGAATCGCCGGACCGGACAGGCGGCAGCCCATGCGGTCGGAGGCGGGCAGCACGCGGTACGTCGCCTGCGTCCACGCCTCGCGGGTCTGCGGGCTGAACCGCGCGGCCTCGGGGCCGGGCACGGCTCGCAACCTTGCGGGGGCGGACAGCCGACCGCGAGGCGCTCTCCAGCGGGGCGCGAGCGGTTCCGGCGGCCCGCCGGCGGCAGCCCAGCAGGCAAGCGCCGCACGGAGCCGCGCCCGGACGGGCGGGGACGGCTCGCCCAGCGCCAGCCGGTCGCCCGCCGCCAGCGGCCGGCCGCCTTCGTGGCCGCCGAAGCCGGCGCGGGCATAAGCGCCGCGGCCGCCCAGCACTTGCGGCACGTCGAGGCCGCCCGCGACCGCGACGTAGGCGCGCGCGCCCGCCGCGCCGCCGGGCGCGGCGAAGGCGAGCCGCGAGCCCGCGGGCACGGCGACCGGCCGCCACATCGGGATCGGCCTGCCGTTCACCGCGGGCGACCAGTCCGCTCCCGTCACAGCGACAACGGCCGCCTCCTCGAACAGCAGCTCGGGGCCGGCCAGCGTCGCCTCCAGCGCGGCCGAATCGGGAGCGTTGCCCACGAGCAGATTCGCGACGAGCAGGCTGTAGGGGTCCGCGGCGCCTCCGGCCGGCACGCCGACGGACCGGTAGCCGCGCCGGCCGAGGTCCTGCACGGACGTCGCCAGGCCCGGTCTCAGCACGCGGATGAAGCCGCCGCTACGCCCGGTCCCGTTCATGGCCGGCCACCTCCCCGTCCGCCATCGGCACAAACCGCACGCGATCGCCGGCGCGAAGCAGAGCGGGCGGCTCCCGCAGCGGATCGAACATCGCCAGCGGGGTCGTGCCGATCCAGCGCCAGCCTCCGGGCGAAGCCAGCGGGTAGACGCCGGTCTGGGCGCCGCCGATGCCGACGGCCCCGGCCGGCAGCGACAGCCTCGGTTCGTCCAGCCGGGGCGTCGCCAGCGCTTCGGCCAGGCCGTCGAGGTACGCGAAGCCCGGAGCAAAGCCCAGCATCGCCACCTCGTACTCCGCCTCGCTGTGAAGCCTCACCGCCTCGGCTTCCGTTATGCCGTGATACCGCGCCACGTCCGCCAGATCGGGGCCGTCGGCGCCGCCGTAACGGACCGGGATGCGGACGAGACGCCCGCTCCCGTCCTCTTCCTCCCCGATCCACGCCTCCTCCGCGACGGCCGCAAGCTCGTCCGCGAATGCGCGCAAGATCGGACCGGGATTGGACGCCTCCAGCACGATCGCCACCGCCCCTTCGCCCGGGCGTCCGCCGCGGCCGGCCTGCCGCCCTCCCGCTGCGGCTGCCGTCCGCAGGAGGACGCGCTCCTCTTGCGGACGGTCAGGCTGGCCGGACCATGTCCGGGTATCGGCGAACCGGATCGGATCGTAATACACCGCGACCGAAGCGAACCCGGCGGCGGCTTCGATCCACCCGTCTATCGGCCGGGCTTCCAGCCGGGCGAGCAGGCGCCGCATAAACGGCCGGGCCTCGGCCGGTTCGAGAAAAGGCGCCTCGACAATCAGCACCCTTTCTCCCAACGGCCGGAGAACGATCTCTCCGGCGTTCCCGTTCCGCTCGGCGTTCATAGCCTTACGCCCTTCCGTAGCCTTGCCGGATCAGCCAACGGCCGCATGCCTCCGACCACGGATACGCCTGGTCGTGATCGAGGGCAAGCCCCAGTCCGTGGCGGCCGCTCTCGTACACGTGCAGTTCGAACGGCACGCCCGCTTTCCGCAGCCCCGTCGCGAACAGCAAAGCGTTCTCGACCGGCACGGAAGCGTCGTCCGCCGTATGCCACAGGAACGTCGGCGGCGTAAGGCCGTCGATGCGGCGCTCCGTCGACAGCAGTTCCATCAGCGCCGGATCGGGCTCGTCGCCGAGCAAGTGCTGGAACGAACCGGCATGGCGGTAGATGCCGCTCGTGATGACCGGATAGCCCAGCACAAGATGATCGGGCCGGCTGCTGATCTCCCGCTCCAATGCGTCTTCGGAATCGGGCCGGCCTTCGTCCCAAAGCGTGCCCGCGCACGAAGCCAGATGCCCTCCGGCGGAGAAGCCGAGCATCGCGATCCGGTCGGGCTTCACGTTCCAGCGCTCCGCTCCGCCGCGGACGATCCGGATCGCCCTGAGCGCATCCTCCAGCGGCGCGGGATGGCGGGCGGGGCTCACGCGGTAATGCAGCACGAATGCCGCGATGCCCAACCCGTTCAGCCAGCGGGCGACCGGCTCGCCTTCATGCTCCGCCCGGCGCGCGTAGCCGCCTCCCGGACAGATGATGACCGCTCCCGTCGGACCGCCTCCGTCCCGTTCCGGCGGGTACGCTTCCAGATACGGCTGAAATTCGTCTTCCCCGCCCGTTCCGTATGGAGCGGCGCCTTCCCACAAACGCACGATTTCTTTTGCCATTTTCGGCATTCCCCTCTCCGTGTCTTGTCCGATTTCCTTTCATCATACCATAACTCGCCGAACCGGCCGCAAATGCCGTACGGTTCGGTCTGGCTGCGGCTTTATCGCGGCTCTCGGCCGTCCGCGCCGACCGCAGCCCGTCTGCCCGCCTTCACGACCTTCAATTGGCCGACGATCAGCACGCTGACCACCACAAGCAGGAACCAGGAGCTGAACTTGCCCAGATGCACGAGCTGCCAGCCGTCCCGTTGATCCGGATATTGCCATGCGCCGAGGAACGTGGTGATATTTTCCGCCAGCCAGATAAAAAATCCGATCAGGGCGAACGAGACGACCATCGGCATCCTGTACCGTTCGTCTCCGACGCGAAACGACACGACCGTCCGGCCGAAAGCGAAAAACAGCGCCGCGGTCAAATACCAGCGCAAATCCCAAATGTAATGGTGCCAGAAAAAATTGAGGTAGATCGCCGCGCCGAGCGGAACCGCCACATAGGGCCGGGGCCATCCGTCGACGTTCAGGGAAAACCGCCGCCATGCCTGGCAAAGATAGCTGCCGACGCTCGCATACATAAACCCGCTGTACAGCGGCACGCCGAACACCTTCGTATATGCCTCCTCGGGATACGACCAGGACCCCATCCGCACCTTGAACAGCTCCAGGGCGAGGCCGATCAGATGGAACGCCGTGATCACCTTCAATTCGTCCTTCGTCTCCAACCCCGACAGGAGCATCCCGGCTTGGGCGGCCAGACAGACGAGAAGCAGCCAGTCGTATCGTCCGAGCCACGGAAGGTCGACGGCCTTCGTTAGGGCAAGCGCCCCGAAGATGACGGCGGGAAACAGACAAGAAAGCGCCTGGTTCCAGCCGAACCGCCACAACTGCGCGGCAGCATGAATCATTTTACGGGACAACCTCCGCCCGCCTTGCGGAAGCCCCTCTTGCCCCGTCCGGTCTGAACGTTGAACCGGTTCCATCGTTTGTCCTCCCCAACCAGTTTCTCACATATTCCCCGCTTGGTCTGCGCAAGCTAAATGTTGCGTACGGCAACCATTTCACGACAAGGAGGAAATTCTTCGATGACAGCCGGCCCCACGACTTCGAACCGCAACCAGTTGACGGACAAAGAGTTAAGCTACATCCAGGATTTTTTATCCTGGGAGCTTCTGGCCGTTAAAAAATGCAGCCATTACATGGGCGAATGCCAGGACGCCGAAATCAACGAGTTGCTGCGCGAAGCCGCAGCCAAGCATCAACAGCATTACAACACGATTTT is part of the Paenibacillus thermoaerophilus genome and harbors:
- a CDS encoding LamB/YcsF family protein; amino-acid sequence: MKTIDLNCDMGESYGVYRLELPDEALELISSANIACGYHAGDPATMRRTVKRCLERGIAVGAHPGLPDLAGFGRRRMDVSPDEAYELTLYQIGALDAFVRAEGGRLSHVKPHGALYNMAADDARLAEAIATAVARYDDSLVLFGLSGSELTAAARRAGLRAAEEAFADRAYMRSGRLVPRSMPGSVHEDTRAVAEQALALARNGAVRAWDAPETVAVRADTLCLHGDGPHAAEHIRAVRLALEQAGFSIRAPGR
- a CDS encoding alpha/beta hydrolase produces the protein MAKEIVRLWEGAAPYGTGGEDEFQPYLEAYPPERDGGGPTGAVIICPGGGYARRAEHEGEPVARWLNGLGIAAFVLHYRVSPARHPAPLEDALRAIRIVRGGAERWNVKPDRIAMLGFSAGGHLASCAGTLWDEGRPDSEDALEREISSRPDHLVLGYPVITSGIYRHAGSFQHLLGDEPDPALMELLSTERRIDGLTPPTFLWHTADDASVPVENALLFATGLRKAGVPFELHVYESGRHGLGLALDHDQAYPWSEACGRWLIRQGYGRA
- a CDS encoding CD3324 family protein, giving the protein MTYKNGKDFLPPRLLRELQEYIDGEIVYIPRKSEKRAGWGENNGTRLVIQKRNQDIYRQFMNGSSVRDLMSRYHLSEDSIRKIVCKMRGAAAKAAETVAQ
- a CDS encoding gamma-glutamylcyclotransferase family protein, which gives rise to MPRGENPIWVFVYGTLLPGEINHGVLSPHALEWWPGAVRGHLVDVGPYPALVPGTDGRVTGQWVRIAPEGLRPLDELELFRGIEEPNEYERVWIKDLETGRAGWTYVWPDDRGFAVIPGGDWPSYRTARGEAKQVFRPGYLQF
- a CDS encoding biotin-dependent carboxyltransferase family protein gives rise to the protein MNGTGRSGGFIRVLRPGLATSVQDLGRRGYRSVGVPAGGAADPYSLLVANLLVGNAPDSAALEATLAGPELLFEEAAVVAVTGADWSPAVNGRPIPMWRPVAVPAGSRLAFAAPGGAAGARAYVAVAGGLDVPQVLGGRGAYARAGFGGHEGGRPLAAGDRLALGEPSPPVRARLRAALACWAAAGGPPEPLAPRWRAPRGRLSAPARLRAVPGPEAARFSPQTREAWTQATYRVLPASDRMGCRLSGPAILPAESVQMYSGAVVFGTVQIPPNGQPILLLADSQTTGGYPRMAQVIAVDLPVAGQLKPGDEVRFEFVTYAEAERLLLEAEADRRELAAGIRLALAFGGGWSPV
- a CDS encoding DUF817 domain-containing protein translates to MIHAAAQLWRFGWNQALSCLFPAVIFGALALTKAVDLPWLGRYDWLLLVCLAAQAGMLLSGLETKDELKVITAFHLIGLALELFKVRMGSWSYPEEAYTKVFGVPLYSGFMYASVGSYLCQAWRRFSLNVDGWPRPYVAVPLGAAIYLNFFWHHYIWDLRWYLTAALFFAFGRTVVSFRVGDERYRMPMVVSFALIGFFIWLAENITTFLGAWQYPDQRDGWQLVHLGKFSSWFLLVVVSVLIVGQLKVVKAGRRAAVGADGREPR
- the pxpB gene encoding 5-oxoprolinase subunit PxpB, giving the protein MNAERNGNAGEIVLRPLGERVLIVEAPFLEPAEARPFMRRLLARLEARPIDGWIEAAAGFASVAVYYDPIRFADTRTWSGQPDRPQEERVLLRTAAAAGGRQAGRGGRPGEGAVAIVLEASNPGPILRAFADELAAVAEEAWIGEEEDGSGRLVRIPVRYGGADGPDLADVARYHGITEAEAVRLHSEAEYEVAMLGFAPGFAYLDGLAEALATPRLDEPRLSLPAGAVGIGGAQTGVYPLASPGGWRWIGTTPLAMFDPLREPPALLRAGDRVRFVPMADGEVAGHERDRA
- a CDS encoding response regulator transcription factor yields the protein MAQTTETESWKILIVDDEKWVRQALKTTLERTGLPLTVAGMCANGIEALDWLREHRADLALIDIKMPVMNGLQLAEAISELPERPDLAIVSGHDDFEYARQALRFGVFDYLLKPVDVADLRDVLVRWARRREEKRAAERQAEESAQDNSPIDRAIRYIRDHLGGDELTLQETAKHVCLNPSYFSQLFKQRTGRTFIDYVTEKRMETAAKLLQQTELRVQEISNRVGYTEPAYFSNQFRKWSGLTPSEYRKKAPAANKPPRANETR